One genomic segment of Actinoplanes ianthinogenes includes these proteins:
- a CDS encoding TetR/AcrR family transcriptional regulator: MTPRRDEPQQEAAGLRERILDALRELLRERTFETLSVADIITAAGVSRASFYFYFAGKQAVLAELVRRAVSAGHEAAQPWVERTSDPREALRAGVDAGADLWLSNAPVLRAIVESWAADPQLRELWLTQMATFTEAAVTRIEADPARLDGVDVHALAASLTWAGERLYYLAACGVPPFDDRTVLVDTLTHLWVSALYD; this comes from the coding sequence GTGACACCGCGCCGCGACGAACCCCAGCAGGAGGCCGCCGGCCTGCGCGAACGCATCCTCGACGCACTCCGGGAGCTGCTGCGCGAGCGCACCTTCGAGACCCTCAGCGTGGCCGACATCATCACCGCGGCGGGGGTGTCCCGGGCGAGCTTCTACTTCTACTTCGCCGGCAAGCAGGCGGTCCTGGCCGAGCTGGTGCGCCGCGCGGTCAGCGCCGGCCACGAGGCGGCGCAGCCGTGGGTGGAGCGCACGTCGGATCCCCGCGAGGCCCTGCGCGCCGGGGTCGACGCGGGCGCGGATCTGTGGCTGTCCAACGCGCCGGTGCTGCGCGCCATCGTGGAGAGCTGGGCCGCCGACCCGCAGTTGCGCGAGCTGTGGCTGACCCAGATGGCGACGTTCACCGAGGCCGCGGTCACCCGCATCGAAGCCGACCCGGCCCGCCTCGACGGCGTGGACGTGCACGCCCTCGCCGCGTCACTGACCTGGGCCGGCGAGCGCCTCTACTACCTGGCCGCGTGCGGTGTCCCGCCGTTCGACGACCGGACGGTGCTGGTGGACACGCTGACCCACCTGTGGGTGTCCGCCCTCTACGACTGA